The Deinococcus depolymerans genome includes a region encoding these proteins:
- a CDS encoding helix-turn-helix transcriptional regulator, translated as MEETFGQRIRRLREQHGLSQYDVAERILGKRERAGEISRWESDKNEPSHDNLRKIAVVYSCSTDELLGVATSIHLGQQASV; from the coding sequence ATGGAAGAAACGTTTGGTCAGCGCATCCGGCGACTGCGTGAGCAACACGGGCTTTCGCAGTACGACGTTGCCGAAAGGATTCTCGGCAAGCGTGAACGTGCGGGCGAAATCAGTCGCTGGGAGAGCGACAAAAACGAGCCTTCCCACGACAATTTGCGCAAGATTGCCGTCGTCTACTCTTGCTCTACCGATGAGTTGCTAGGTGTAGCAACTAGCATTCATCTGGGCCAGCAGGCATCCGTATGA
- a CDS encoding helix-turn-helix transcriptional regulator, whose protein sequence is MPPAATVDIFEKLRQYIKRSGKTQRQIAEEVGIPQPSYLSHMANGRVNWVEGEYFRPLTVALNLSVEEIRELKPEIVWSDMESDKPPPPRLRRLPEELTQMIDEKGHLAEELLTERWQQYLAGQRFSTGRATPERWWNLFLLLKNAGVEPGGN, encoded by the coding sequence ATGCCCCCTGCTGCTACGGTTGATATTTTCGAAAAGCTGCGCCAGTACATCAAACGTAGTGGTAAGACTCAACGGCAGATAGCAGAAGAGGTTGGCATCCCGCAGCCCAGCTACCTGAGCCACATGGCAAATGGTCGAGTCAATTGGGTCGAAGGTGAATATTTCCGACCGCTCACCGTTGCGCTGAATCTCTCTGTCGAAGAGATTCGCGAACTAAAGCCGGAAATTGTTTGGTCAGACATGGAGTCCGACAAACCGCCGCCGCCACGCCTCCGTCGCCTGCCAGAAGAGCTGACGCAGATGATCGACGAGAAAGGCCACCTGGCTGAGGAGCTGCTCACGGAACGGTGGCAGCAATACCTGGCTGGTCAGCGGTTCAGCACCGGCCGCGCAACGCCGGAACGGTGGTGGAATCTGTTCCTGCTTCTCAAGAATGCTGGGGTGGAGCCCGGCGGCAACTAG
- a CDS encoding ImmA/IrrE family metallo-endopeptidase translates to MDARLASLLDFAAELQARHDHPSSPRAFAQALGIRLIEGDEDSANAGPPAVVTYNARYGLGRRRFSLWHEMAHVIMGWHGIDADFDSWVGEMDREQLREQAASILAGQLMVPRLVVTDALREHGWTGTAVMHMRTMTGMSESVCLRRLISHEISGSRAAAVFVDRQVVDVATWNYRVPLRRYERIPEPANQLEGVRLSRMSKGRVIGLWEE, encoded by the coding sequence ATGGACGCGCGGCTCGCCTCTCTACTGGATTTCGCCGCTGAGCTTCAAGCGCGACACGACCACCCCTCCAGCCCGCGCGCATTCGCCCAGGCCCTCGGCATCCGCCTGATCGAGGGAGACGAGGACTCCGCCAACGCCGGCCCCCCAGCCGTCGTGACCTACAACGCCCGCTACGGACTCGGGCGACGCCGCTTTTCCCTCTGGCACGAAATGGCGCACGTCATCATGGGCTGGCACGGCATCGACGCCGACTTCGACTCCTGGGTCGGTGAAATGGACCGCGAGCAGCTACGAGAACAGGCGGCCAGCATCCTCGCCGGCCAGCTGATGGTTCCCCGCCTCGTAGTGACCGACGCACTCCGCGAGCACGGTTGGACCGGCACAGCTGTGATGCACATGCGCACCATGACCGGGATGAGCGAATCAGTCTGCCTACGGCGACTGATCAGCCACGAGATCAGCGGCAGTCGCGCGGCAGCCGTGTTCGTCGACCGGCAGGTCGTGGACGTGGCCACTTGGAATTACCGCGTACCCCTGCGGCGTTACGAACGCATCCCTGAACCGGCCAATCAGCTTGAAGGAGTCCGCCTGAGCCGCATGAGCAAAGGCCGGGTCATCGGCCTCTGGGAAGAATGA
- a CDS encoding RNA-binding domain-containing protein, which yields MDIKTLDDIKNLRESYEFEAKIAAGRDGDGELPNSVWETYSAMANTSGGTIVLGIKENRDGSLEGNGIKNTTKVLSDFWNIINNKNKVSVCLLNDDSINLVDMGSERSLIVIKVPRANRRSRPVFLNGNPLGNTYRRNNDGDFEIDDQEVKRMMADSVNDTRDDSILKNFSMNDFDLPSISAYRNEFRSTDNTHPWLSENDKQLLINLGAWRNDRETKEDGPTLAGILMFGKWRSILEAVPTYNVDYRDLTGSPDRWSDRVIPNGTWSGNLYDFARKVYPKLTSDLKLPFQIKGGKQRIDVTPVHEALREALINSLIHTDYSVSGGIVILKKDDGFSFTNPGGLRLPREQVMRGGRSDCRNLQLQVMFQLIGSGDKAGSGIPRILSAWSSQHWTKPLLNESVQPESVSLEMHMVGMFPDMTMQSLRNKLGNKLDALEDIDRMFLAIAEYEGEIHNRRLQQTFDNEHPRAITDRLNRLVDRGLLIRQWNSSWTTYQVADGRKAITPLHVSTVQANTTKRRKEVRSKAVDTPPSLFDLPDAKMASVKGPMPIASPEYVAEQTKLPTSNIQHPTLDIQHGSPSSPLPQQVEADLTTFLNTKATEEKILQAAQDYISLGALAQLLGRNPEALRLRYITQMVTSGILELKYPDKPKHPRQAYRARKTQS from the coding sequence ATGGACATTAAAACCCTGGACGACATAAAAAATTTACGCGAAAGTTACGAATTTGAAGCAAAGATCGCGGCAGGGCGGGATGGGGATGGCGAGTTGCCGAATAGCGTATGGGAAACCTATTCTGCAATGGCTAACACCAGCGGCGGTACAATAGTTTTAGGCATCAAGGAAAATAGAGATGGCTCGCTAGAGGGAAATGGTATTAAAAATACCACTAAAGTCCTATCTGACTTTTGGAATATAATAAATAATAAGAATAAGGTAAGTGTATGTCTGCTAAATGATGATAGTATCAATTTAGTAGACATGGGATCAGAGAGATCTTTGATTGTTATCAAAGTGCCTCGCGCAAACAGGCGCTCAAGACCAGTCTTCCTAAATGGTAATCCACTCGGTAACACTTATAGACGTAACAACGACGGCGATTTCGAAATCGACGATCAAGAAGTAAAGCGAATGATGGCAGACTCGGTAAACGATACCAGGGATGACAGTATACTAAAAAATTTTTCAATGAATGATTTTGATTTGCCTAGTATTAGTGCGTACAGGAATGAGTTTAGATCAACAGACAATACCCATCCATGGCTAAGTGAGAATGACAAGCAACTTCTAATCAATCTTGGCGCTTGGCGTAACGATCGAGAAACAAAAGAGGATGGACCAACATTAGCTGGCATCCTGATGTTTGGAAAATGGCGAAGCATTCTTGAGGCCGTGCCTACGTATAATGTTGATTACAGAGATTTGACCGGTTCGCCGGATCGGTGGTCTGACCGCGTAATCCCCAATGGGACTTGGTCCGGCAATCTTTACGATTTTGCGCGAAAAGTCTATCCCAAATTGACGTCCGATTTGAAACTTCCGTTTCAGATAAAAGGTGGCAAACAGAGAATTGACGTTACGCCTGTGCACGAAGCATTGCGCGAAGCCCTCATAAATTCACTTATCCACACCGACTATAGCGTCAGTGGCGGCATCGTGATCCTCAAAAAGGATGACGGCTTTAGTTTTACCAATCCTGGCGGTTTACGTCTTCCGCGGGAACAAGTAATGCGTGGAGGTAGAAGCGATTGCCGCAACCTCCAACTCCAAGTCATGTTTCAGCTCATCGGTTCTGGCGATAAAGCCGGTTCCGGCATTCCTCGAATTTTGAGTGCTTGGAGTAGCCAACATTGGACTAAACCCCTTCTAAATGAGTCTGTACAGCCCGAGTCAGTATCTTTGGAGATGCATATGGTGGGCATGTTTCCAGATATGACTATGCAAAGCCTTAGGAATAAGTTAGGCAACAAGCTGGATGCTCTTGAGGATATAGATAGAATGTTTTTAGCAATCGCCGAATATGAGGGCGAGATTCATAATCGACGACTTCAACAGACTTTTGACAATGAACACCCACGGGCGATCACTGATCGATTGAACCGCTTGGTGGATCGAGGTCTTCTCATTCGTCAGTGGAATTCTAGTTGGACAACTTATCAGGTAGCAGACGGACGCAAAGCGATTACGCCACTGCATGTTTCTACTGTTCAGGCCAACACTACCAAACGTCGAAAAGAGGTAAGGTCCAAGGCAGTTGATACCCCTCCATCTCTATTCGATCTCCCAGACGCCAAAATGGCATCTGTCAAGGGGCCTATGCCCATCGCCTCACCTGAGTACGTGGCAGAACAAACCAAGCTTCCAACATCCAACATCCAACATCCAACATTGGACATCCAACATGGATCCCCGAGCTCCCCACTCCCTCAACAGGTGGAAGCGGACCTAACCACTTTTCTGAACACCAAAGCCACCGAAGAAAAAATACTCCAGGCCGCTCAGGACTACATTTCTCTGGGAGCTCTTGCCCAACTTCTCGGCCGCAACCCTGAGGCTCTGCGACTCAGATACATCACTCAGATGGTGACATCTGGAATTCTTGAACTTAAATACCCCGACAAGCCCAAGCATCCAAGACAAGCCTACCGAGCTCGCAAAACTCAATCATGA
- a CDS encoding recombinase family protein, whose protein sequence is MTPRIYLRVSTADQAEKGFSLDAQREKALAWCRYEGLEGARLYPDAGLSGKRDDRPALTQLLRDLQAGDVVIVYALSRLGRGGAIQLLSIIGQIREAGARLVSLTEHIDTETSAGRLMLTILAALAELEVEQTRERTEAGRLEAARQGIYPHASDSLPTGWMRGEDGRLVESPDADVVRLIFSQGRAPYNATAELLNAQGLTGPRGGRWQVPQVRRIVQYPYWQGYMNYRQTVLPDQPASWIRIPAPALVTQDVWQAAQRDARTNHAHKRPDKFPLTGHLLCACGTPLQGRDQGAGPAVKPTHNRRRAYTCYPRVRGSDTCPSNGRSTRNWYTAEEIADQARALLATYLSGPSDPAHLHVLTGLPAATDPHAEERADVERRLTALARMQLDGAIDYADYRTLRAELMAQREAIPPVSTPIRSDLPDLTNLAEAVCASTNEALAELLDILDVTFQIGDDGVALRSVRPFAL, encoded by the coding sequence ATGACGCCCCGTATCTACCTGCGCGTCAGTACCGCCGATCAGGCTGAGAAGGGTTTCAGCCTGGACGCCCAGCGAGAAAAGGCCCTGGCCTGGTGCCGGTACGAAGGCCTGGAAGGCGCCCGCCTGTACCCAGATGCGGGACTCTCTGGCAAGCGCGACGACCGCCCTGCCCTCACCCAGCTGCTGCGCGACCTGCAGGCCGGTGACGTGGTCATCGTGTACGCCCTCAGCCGTTTGGGCCGTGGCGGGGCCATTCAGCTGCTCAGCATTATCGGGCAGATCCGCGAAGCTGGCGCGCGACTGGTCAGCCTCACCGAGCACATCGACACGGAAACCAGCGCAGGCCGCCTGATGCTCACCATCCTGGCCGCCCTAGCCGAACTGGAAGTCGAACAGACCCGAGAACGCACGGAAGCCGGTCGACTCGAGGCAGCGCGGCAGGGCATCTACCCGCACGCCAGCGATAGCCTTCCCACCGGCTGGATGCGCGGCGAGGATGGCCGCCTCGTTGAGAGTCCAGACGCCGACGTCGTTCGCCTGATCTTTAGCCAGGGCCGGGCGCCGTACAACGCGACTGCTGAACTACTGAACGCCCAGGGCCTGACCGGTCCCCGTGGCGGCCGCTGGCAGGTGCCCCAGGTGCGGCGCATCGTTCAGTACCCGTACTGGCAGGGCTACATGAACTACCGGCAGACCGTCCTGCCCGACCAGCCCGCCTCATGGATCCGCATTCCCGCGCCCGCGCTGGTCACTCAGGACGTGTGGCAGGCCGCTCAGCGCGACGCCCGTACCAACCACGCGCACAAGCGCCCGGACAAGTTTCCGCTCACCGGGCATCTCCTGTGCGCCTGCGGGACACCGCTGCAGGGCCGCGATCAGGGTGCCGGGCCTGCCGTGAAACCCACGCACAACCGGCGCCGGGCGTACACCTGTTACCCCCGTGTGCGTGGCAGCGACACCTGCCCCAGTAACGGCCGCAGCACCCGCAACTGGTACACCGCCGAAGAGATCGCCGACCAGGCGCGCGCCCTGCTCGCCACGTACCTCAGTGGCCCCAGTGATCCCGCGCACCTCCATGTCCTGACCGGACTGCCGGCAGCCACAGACCCACACGCTGAAGAGCGCGCCGACGTGGAGCGCCGCCTGACTGCACTGGCCCGCATGCAACTGGACGGCGCCATCGATTACGCCGACTACCGCACCCTGCGCGCCGAACTCATGGCCCAGCGGGAAGCTATCCCGCCAGTGAGCACGCCCATCCGCTCCGACCTGCCTGACCTGACGAACCTCGCAGAGGCCGTGTGCGCCAGCACGAACGAAGCCCTAGCAGAACTCCTCGACATCTTGGACGTCACGTTCCAGATAGGGGACGACGGCGTCGCGCTGCGGTCCGTTCGTCCGTTTGCGTTGTAA
- a CDS encoding DUF3800 domain-containing protein, producing the protein MSLYNVYCDESCHLENDESSAMVLGAIWCPFEHAPEANKRIREIIKHHNMSTDFEIKWSKVSQGKIDLYLDLIDYFFDNSNLSARLLVVPDKKSIDHARFDQTHDDWYYKMYFTMLKNIVTPKDEFNIFIDIKDTIGSSKIARLHDVISNSIYDFDKKVVRKIQTVRSHEVAILQLADLIIGAVGYKNRKLSTSSGKMKIIDRIIERSEYNLKSSTLPTEKKFNYFIWRAG; encoded by the coding sequence ATGTCCCTGTATAACGTCTACTGCGACGAAAGTTGTCATTTGGAGAATGACGAGAGTAGCGCGATGGTTCTTGGTGCTATTTGGTGCCCGTTTGAGCACGCCCCTGAGGCAAATAAAAGAATAAGAGAGATAATTAAGCACCACAACATGTCTACTGATTTCGAAATCAAGTGGTCCAAAGTCTCTCAGGGCAAGATAGATCTGTATCTTGATTTAATTGACTACTTCTTTGATAATTCCAATTTAAGCGCACGCTTGCTAGTAGTTCCTGATAAAAAATCTATAGATCATGCAAGATTTGATCAAACTCACGATGATTGGTACTACAAAATGTATTTTACCATGCTTAAAAATATAGTAACACCTAAAGATGAGTTTAATATTTTTATAGACATCAAAGATACAATTGGTTCAAGCAAGATAGCAAGACTCCATGATGTGATTAGTAACAGCATATATGACTTTGACAAAAAGGTTGTCAGAAAAATCCAAACAGTGAGATCACACGAAGTGGCCATACTACAATTAGCAGATCTCATAATTGGCGCAGTTGGCTATAAAAACCGAAAACTATCGACCAGTTCAGGCAAGATGAAAATAATTGACCGTATTATTGAGAGATCGGAGTACAATTTAAAATCCAGTACTCTGCCTACCGAGAAAAAATTTAACTATTTTATATGGAGAGCGGGTTAA
- a CDS encoding AAA family ATPase, giving the protein MRDTFLIMGPPAAGKSTVAQALMRRFTRGVHIPVDDVRHMVVSGLVDMSFEFSDELLAQLALAHEAAALMARTYTRGGFTAALDDFWFGAHPEADYARVLGPDLHLVLLRPQRAAALARLSARGTDGDSFRPLLEQAIAFVDDELERHPKTGWHVIDSTRLTVEETVDAILHATGVQPR; this is encoded by the coding sequence ATGCGCGACACCTTCCTGATCATGGGTCCGCCCGCCGCCGGGAAGAGCACCGTCGCCCAGGCATTGATGCGCCGCTTCACGCGGGGCGTGCACATCCCGGTGGATGACGTGCGGCACATGGTCGTGTCCGGACTGGTGGACATGAGTTTCGAGTTCAGTGACGAACTGCTCGCCCAGCTGGCGCTGGCGCACGAGGCCGCCGCGCTGATGGCCCGCACGTACACCCGGGGCGGGTTTACCGCCGCGCTGGACGACTTCTGGTTCGGGGCGCACCCCGAGGCGGACTACGCGCGGGTGCTCGGCCCGGACCTGCACCTCGTGCTGCTGCGTCCCCAGCGGGCAGCGGCACTGGCGCGCCTGTCGGCACGCGGGACGGACGGGGACAGTTTCCGCCCCCTGCTGGAGCAGGCCATCGCGTTCGTGGACGATGAACTGGAACGCCACCCGAAGACGGGCTGGCACGTCATCGACTCCACCCGCCTGACGGTGGAGGAGACCGTGGACGCCATCCTGCACGCCACGGGCGTCCAGCCCCGCTGA
- the fmt gene encoding methionyl-tRNA formyltransferase codes for MTGRPPRVAFFGSPAFALPVLEAIRERFEVVLVVAQPDKPVGRGLKLTPPPVAARAAELRLPLAQPTKLRRNPDFEATLRDSGADVAVTCAYGKILPASVLEVPRYGFLNTHTSLLPAYRGSAPIQWAIINGETVTGTTIMQTDEGMDTGPVLLQEALPIAPGWTSLELADALSAQASRLIVQALSDLDGLQPTPQDETSATHAPMLTKEDGFVRWTDTAAQIVNRSRGVAAWPQTTAFLGGARLKLGGLSVTAGSGQPGEVLGVTEGGLTVAAQEGAVLIRTVQPEARKAQAAHTWAQGAGVTRGTRFDLWEPTQR; via the coding sequence ATGACCGGCCGCCCGCCGCGCGTGGCGTTCTTCGGGTCGCCCGCGTTCGCCCTGCCGGTCCTCGAAGCGATCCGCGAGCGCTTCGAGGTGGTGCTGGTGGTGGCGCAGCCGGACAAACCGGTGGGGCGCGGCCTGAAGCTCACGCCGCCGCCCGTCGCGGCCCGCGCGGCCGAACTGCGCCTGCCGCTCGCGCAACCCACGAAACTGCGCCGCAACCCGGATTTCGAGGCGACCCTGCGGGACTCCGGCGCGGACGTGGCCGTCACCTGCGCGTACGGGAAGATCCTGCCCGCCAGCGTGCTGGAGGTGCCCCGGTACGGGTTCCTGAACACGCACACCAGCCTGCTGCCCGCGTACCGGGGGTCCGCGCCGATCCAGTGGGCGATCATCAATGGCGAGACGGTCACCGGCACGACCATCATGCAGACCGACGAGGGCATGGACACCGGCCCGGTGCTGCTTCAGGAGGCGCTGCCCATCGCGCCAGGGTGGACCAGCCTCGAACTGGCGGACGCCCTGAGCGCCCAGGCGTCGCGGCTGATCGTGCAGGCCCTCTCCGACCTGGACGGCCTGCAGCCCACCCCGCAGGACGAGACCAGCGCCACGCACGCACCCATGCTGACCAAGGAGGACGGCTTCGTCCGCTGGACCGACACCGCCGCGCAGATCGTGAACCGCTCCCGGGGCGTGGCCGCGTGGCCGCAGACGACCGCGTTCCTGGGCGGCGCCCGCCTGAAACTCGGCGGCCTGAGCGTCACGGCCGGTTCGGGCCAGCCGGGCGAGGTGCTGGGCGTCACGGAAGGGGGCCTGACGGTCGCCGCGCAGGAGGGCGCGGTGCTGATCCGCACCGTGCAGCCCGAGGCGCGCAAGGCGCAGGCCGCCCACACCTGGGCGCAGGGCGCGGGCGTGACGCGCGGCACCCGGTTCGACCTGTGGGAACCGACCCAGCGCTGA
- the def gene encoding peptide deformylase, translating into MTDLDSPRVYPLRLYGDPVLRRKAKPLQATDTLTVPGFDPQTVRQVANTMLETMFEARGVGLAAPQIGLPVRMFVAVEYEDDEEENEGGDDNLRSRVLREFVMLNPVLKVINKKKDRSYQEGCLSIPGIYEEGVPRARAVQVSYTDLDGMGRVIEADDYLARVFQHEADHLDGVLFLDRLPAEVTEDYRKELLAIGQKSRAFLNDLAAHEQRRRAERA; encoded by the coding sequence GTGACGGACCTCGATTCTCCCCGCGTGTACCCGCTGCGCCTGTACGGCGACCCGGTGCTGCGCCGCAAAGCCAAGCCCCTGCAGGCCACCGATACCCTCACCGTGCCGGGCTTCGATCCTCAGACCGTGCGGCAGGTGGCGAACACCATGCTGGAGACGATGTTCGAGGCGCGTGGCGTCGGCCTGGCCGCCCCGCAGATCGGGCTGCCCGTGCGGATGTTCGTGGCCGTCGAGTACGAGGACGACGAGGAGGAGAACGAGGGCGGCGACGACAACCTGCGCTCGCGGGTGCTGCGTGAGTTCGTGATGCTCAACCCGGTCCTGAAGGTCATCAACAAGAAGAAGGACCGCTCGTACCAGGAGGGCTGCCTCAGCATCCCCGGCATCTACGAGGAGGGCGTGCCGCGCGCCCGCGCCGTGCAGGTCAGCTACACCGACCTGGACGGCATGGGCCGCGTGATCGAGGCGGACGATTACCTCGCGCGGGTGTTCCAGCACGAGGCCGATCACCTGGACGGTGTGCTGTTCCTGGACCGCCTGCCGGCCGAGGTGACCGAGGACTACCGCAAGGAACTGCTGGCCATCGGGCAGAAATCCCGCGCGTTCCTGAACGACCTGGCCGCGCACGAGCAGCGCCGCCGCGCCGAGCGCGCATGA
- a CDS encoding tetratricopeptide repeat protein: protein MHRTPLLFALTAALIGPASAQTTPAQTAPAATPAPTSLLTQGQGAAQAAAEARDLTLKARSAYPKGSANIDQPLWKQAAAAAETAVAAAPGNPDYLKLRAQIYTEVGFWRQAELAWNAYFRAAPTTGPEARVAATVQYNLGYAAYTRNQPDEAAKFFASCLQLDPDSAPCATWAARTALEAGNYTQAQTLYARALTLNPADKTLTYFQGLAQSAGRYGPAATRAFSRAYGDRDAGRKTQALAGFQEAARSAPNFTEAHREAGRLALELGNTQAALDAYTALNALPNPTAADRFNLTLATEAQQYGLSVVQTYRAAYQKYAAGEKAAAETGFQAATQQNPRYAKAWAWLGRVRYEAKNYAGAAEAYARAVALDPTDRSSAYYLKLAQQGK from the coding sequence ATGCACCGCACCCCTTTGCTGTTTGCCCTGACTGCCGCCCTGATCGGCCCCGCCAGCGCCCAGACCACACCGGCCCAGACCGCCCCCGCCGCCACGCCCGCCCCCACCAGCCTGCTCACGCAGGGTCAGGGTGCCGCGCAGGCCGCCGCCGAGGCCCGCGACCTGACCCTCAAGGCCCGCAGCGCCTACCCCAAAGGCAGCGCCAACATCGACCAACCCCTCTGGAAGCAGGCGGCGGCCGCCGCCGAGACCGCCGTGGCCGCCGCGCCCGGCAACCCCGACTACCTGAAACTCCGCGCGCAGATCTACACCGAGGTCGGCTTCTGGCGGCAGGCGGAACTCGCCTGGAACGCGTACTTCCGCGCCGCGCCGACCACCGGCCCGGAGGCCAGGGTGGCCGCCACCGTGCAGTACAACCTCGGGTACGCCGCGTACACCCGCAACCAGCCGGACGAGGCGGCGAAGTTCTTCGCCAGCTGCCTGCAACTCGACCCGGACAGCGCCCCGTGCGCCACCTGGGCCGCCCGCACCGCGCTGGAAGCCGGGAACTACACCCAGGCGCAGACCCTGTACGCCCGCGCCCTCACCCTGAACCCCGCCGACAAGACGCTGACGTACTTCCAGGGCCTCGCGCAGAGCGCCGGACGGTACGGCCCCGCCGCCACCCGCGCCTTCAGCCGCGCCTACGGCGACCGCGACGCCGGCCGAAAGACACAGGCCCTCGCCGGCTTCCAGGAAGCGGCCCGCAGCGCCCCCAACTTCACCGAGGCGCACCGCGAGGCCGGCCGGCTGGCCCTGGAACTCGGGAACACCCAGGCCGCGCTGGACGCCTACACGGCCCTGAACGCCCTGCCGAACCCCACCGCCGCCGACAGGTTCAACCTGACCCTCGCCACCGAGGCGCAGCAGTACGGCCTGAGCGTCGTGCAGACCTACCGGGCCGCGTACCAGAAGTACGCGGCCGGTGAGAAAGCGGCCGCCGAGACCGGCTTCCAGGCGGCCACGCAGCAGAACCCACGCTACGCGAAGGCCTGGGCGTGGCTGGGCCGCGTGCGCTACGAGGCGAAGAACTACGCGGGCGCCGCCGAGGCGTACGCGCGGGCCGTGGCCCTCGACCCCACCGACAGGAGCAGCGCCTACTACCTGAAACTCGCACAGCAGGGCAAGTAA
- the surE gene encoding 5'/3'-nucleotidase SurE, with translation MSNPAPRPRILVANDDGIFSPGIKALAQAMSTFADVTVSAPDVEQSAVGHGITIRRPLRFKHTASAGFGDIPAYRVDGTPADCVVLGVHLTGQPDLVVSGINLGPNLGDDLTHSGTVAAAIEGMSLGIPAIAFSQQATPAGEYDFAPGAAYAARLAQEVLTRGLPPRTLLNVNFPALPPRGVRVTRVGEHRWEDRIVTRHDPEGREYHWVAGTSTAPDAHDEGTDYGAVDAGLISVTPVRIDLTARDLLGELAGYVPQL, from the coding sequence ATGAGCAACCCCGCCCCCCGCCCCCGGATTCTCGTCGCGAACGACGACGGCATCTTCAGCCCCGGCATCAAGGCCCTGGCGCAGGCCATGAGCACCTTCGCGGACGTGACCGTCAGCGCCCCCGACGTCGAACAGAGCGCCGTCGGGCACGGCATCACCATCCGCCGGCCCCTGCGCTTCAAGCACACCGCCAGCGCGGGCTTCGGCGACATTCCCGCGTACCGCGTGGACGGCACGCCCGCCGACTGCGTCGTGCTGGGCGTCCACCTGACCGGCCAGCCGGACCTCGTGGTCAGCGGCATCAACCTCGGCCCGAACCTCGGGGACGACCTGACCCACAGCGGCACCGTCGCCGCCGCCATCGAAGGCATGAGCCTCGGCATTCCCGCCATCGCGTTCAGCCAGCAGGCCACCCCCGCCGGCGAGTACGACTTCGCGCCCGGCGCCGCGTACGCTGCCCGCCTCGCCCAGGAAGTCCTGACGCGCGGCCTGCCCCCCCGCACCCTGCTGAACGTCAACTTCCCAGCCCTGCCACCACGCGGCGTGCGCGTCACCCGCGTCGGCGAGCACCGCTGGGAAGACCGCATCGTCACCCGCCACGACCCCGAAGGCCGCGAGTACCACTGGGTCGCGGGCACCAGCACCGCCCCCGACGCCCACGACGAGGGCACCGACTACGGCGCCGTCGACGCCGGACTGATCAGCGTCACGCCCGTCCGCATCGACCTGACCGCCCGCGACCTGCTGGGCGAACTGGCCGGGTACGTCCCGCAGCTGTAA